The window ACTGCGTAATGATTCCTACGATCGAGCGGGACTCGTCGACCACCGGCAAGTGATGAAATCCCCGGTCGGAAAAAAGAGGCACCAATTCCATAATGGTCTGCGTCGCATGGGCCACCTGCACTTTCGTCGTCATGATGTCGCGCATGCACACGGCATTACGCAGCCGTGGCGGACCGCCATCCGCTGCCGCAACCAGATCCCGGAGCGTCACGATACCGATGAGTCGCTTGGTCGAGTTCACCACCGGAAGGCTGGACAAATCATGCTGGCTCAACACGGCCCATGCCTGCGCGACCGTCATATCCGGACGCGCGAAGACGATATCCCTGGACATGATGTCGGCGCAGCGAATATCGCCCGAGCGTCGGCTGAAGGCCCGCAATTCGGCTTGCAGGAAGATTTCCTGCAGGTCGTCTTCATTGACATCCAGCAGTTCGTCATATTCCTTGATCGCGGCATCAAGATCGGCACGCGTGAATCCCAGACGTTCGACGGGCGGCGGATCCGACGTGCCGTGACGATTTCCCTGATGCGGTTGGTGCGGATAGCGACGCCGCAACAGATTATTGAATACCAGCGCCATGAGTAGGAGAAAGCCGGAGTTGATCGCGACGGGAAATATGACGAATCCATAACCAAGTGTAGTTACTGCCGGTCCGCCAAGGACTGCCGTCAGGGCGACCGCACCGCCCGGCGGATGCAGACAGCGCAAGCTGAACATGGCGGCGATCGCCATGGCGCCTGCGACCGCGGCCGCGACCGCCGGGTCAGGGATCCATTTGGCGCAGGTCACGCCGATGAGTGCCGATATCACATTGCCGCCGATGATGGACCATGGCTGGGCCAGCGGGCTGGCAGGCACGGCAAATAACAGTACGGCGGACGCGCCTATCGGTGCGATGAACCACGGATTGGCTTCGCCGAACGTAATGCGGCTGAACCATTCGGCAAATCCGATTCCTACGCATGCGCCCAGGCACGCGATCGCTTTCTCGCGGCGCGCAGCCAGGATGGGAGCCGGGATGAAGCTTTTCAGCCAGGCTAGAAGCTCGCTCATGTCTTGATTCCGAATTCAAAAACCGCGGGCAATATAGCATGCTGCTCGCCAGTCGCTAACACATGCTAGACATGCATAGTCAGTTACCGCTCTGCAACTAAAAGTTAAATAAGTTAGTATTTGCCTGTTTCAAATAATTTCCCGGACACAATATTGTCGATTTTTCGTTTAGGTGAATAACCCATACACAACCTATTCGAACAGATAATTTGGTCAAAAATTTATCGTAACCAAAATCTCAATCCCAACACACTCGAGGCGCAAACGTCCGCGCTTATGTTGTTCCACAGGAGTTAAGATGAATCTGTCAAATATGAAAGTCAGCACCCGTCTTGTCGCAGGTTTTGGTCTTGTTATCGCCCTGTTGCTGACGATGAGCGCAGTGGGTCTCTGGCGCCTCTCGCAAGTCGAAGCAAAACTGGAAAAGATCGTCAACGACAATGTCTATCGGTTGAACCTTAACCAGACCATGTCGGAATCCGTGCACATCGTCTCGCGCGTCATCCGCTCGATAGTGTTGCTGGACGACCAGGCCGCGATAGATGACGAATTCAAAAAGATCCTGGACGCGCGCAAGGCTTATGACGATGCGGCCGCCGCTCTTGAAAAACTGCCAGCCAGCGAAGCAGGCGCAGCAATACGTGCCAAGACACGGGAAGCACTTGGTATCGCGCGCGCGCTCAATCAGAAAGTGATGGACCTTGCCAAGGAAAACAAGGATGACGAAGCGACCGAACTCCTGCTAAAGGAAGCCAGCCCTGCGTCGAAACGCTGGCAGGACGCGCTGGATGAAAATATCCACCTGCAGGAGACAGGCAATAAAAAGGACGCCGCCGAAGCACAGGCATCGTATGAAAACGCTTTCGCCACGATGCTGATCATGTGCGGCATAGCCATTGCCATCGCCGTGGCCGCTGCCGTTCTTATTGCACGCAGTTTGTTGAAGCAACTAGGCGGCGAACCGGGCTACGCGGCATCGATTGCCGAAAAAATCGCAGCCGGCGATCTGACGGTCGATGTCGAATTGCACAATGGCGATCAGTCCAGCCTGCTATATGCAATGCGTGCAATGCGCGACAGCCTGGTGAACATCGTTGGCGAAGTCCGTGCCGGCACTGATACGATCGCCACGGCTTCGGCCCAGATCGCCGCTGGCAATACCGATCTGTCATCCCGTACCGAACAACAGGCCAGTTCGCTGGAAGAAACCGCCTCATCGATGGAGGAACTGACTTCGACAGTGAAACAGAATGCCGACAATGCGCGTCAGGCCAATGCATTGGCGGCAACCGCTTCCGAGATCGCCAACCGGGGTGGTAATGTGGTTGCTCAGGTGGTCGATACCATGGGTTCGATCAATGAGTCGTCACGCAAGATCGTCGACATCATCAGTGTCATCGATGGCATCGCATTTCAAACCAATATTCTCGCGTTGAACGCAGCCGTCGAAGCCGCACGTGCGGGCGAACAGGGCCGTGGCTTTGCCGTAGTGGCTAGTGAAGTGAGAAATCTG is drawn from Noviherbaspirillum saxi and contains these coding sequences:
- a CDS encoding HPP family protein gives rise to the protein MSELLAWLKSFIPAPILAARREKAIACLGACVGIGFAEWFSRITFGEANPWFIAPIGASAVLLFAVPASPLAQPWSIIGGNVISALIGVTCAKWIPDPAVAAAVAGAMAIAAMFSLRCLHPPGGAVALTAVLGGPAVTTLGYGFVIFPVAINSGFLLLMALVFNNLLRRRYPHQPHQGNRHGTSDPPPVERLGFTRADLDAAIKEYDELLDVNEDDLQEIFLQAELRAFSRRSGDIRCADIMSRDIVFARPDMTVAQAWAVLSQHDLSSLPVVNSTKRLIGIVTLRDLVAAADGGPPRLRNAVCMRDIMTTKVQVAHATQTIMELVPLFSDRGFHHLPVVDESRSIVGIITQSDLVAALYRRGLEASRVPVMQAVGN
- a CDS encoding methyl-accepting chemotaxis protein → MNLSNMKVSTRLVAGFGLVIALLLTMSAVGLWRLSQVEAKLEKIVNDNVYRLNLNQTMSESVHIVSRVIRSIVLLDDQAAIDDEFKKILDARKAYDDAAAALEKLPASEAGAAIRAKTREALGIARALNQKVMDLAKENKDDEATELLLKEASPASKRWQDALDENIHLQETGNKKDAAEAQASYENAFATMLIMCGIAIAIAVAAAVLIARSLLKQLGGEPGYAASIAEKIAAGDLTVDVELHNGDQSSLLYAMRAMRDSLVNIVGEVRAGTDTIATASAQIAAGNTDLSSRTEQQASSLEETASSMEELTSTVKQNADNARQANALAATASEIANRGGNVVAQVVDTMGSINESSRKIVDIISVIDGIAFQTNILALNAAVEAARAGEQGRGFAVVASEVRNLAQRSAAAAKEIKFLIDSSVEKVESGAKLVDHAGETMHEIVDSVKRVTDIMAEITAASQEQTAGIEQINQAISQMDQVTQQNAALVEEAAAAAEAMQDQSQKLGQVVGVFKINASSEHYSAAPSSPKRSASNSVAVARKPVSLPAARRAVTPAAGNDWEEF